The Paenibacillus tianjinensis genome has a window encoding:
- a CDS encoding sensor histidine kinase yields MAKKTAGTKPLPIRHYVKVMVLIAVTVLLVDLVISIASIIIVKQQSTRYLKDTAALYINRIDHDFAYMNHYMGWTLANDETLNTMNAYHINSIEFLKSNENLHKRFTELQRNYGQEYNFFYYLKNQSYFLNCSPISISYSEYLALREQIISFIDDKKVYEKYYSKWTPVLVSGKYYVINIVPYYNRYLIGLISADNLIRPLRDINLGANGYASLVDEQGTALSSPLSNIGRPLQEDKGLFSLLQPRTTIISDFQGTTFSAKMVIKFGAFEKIMIAQLLIVLLFFMVTSSLFVIMLFFNKRVLGPIQSFSENLARINEESQPADYKGSKIIELEQANEQFRDLVGQIKTFKITMYEQELEKQRIQLNYMKQQIKPHFFLNCLTSIYSMAQIQMYQEIEDMAMTTSKYFRYLFQNGENFVPLADEIEHVQMYLQIQKQRYRDAFSYYVELAEDAKEVNIPPLVLQTFIENSVKYAISRENEVQIKVTVNRDLLEGDIDATVIQLTDTGPGFPQDVLEKLHAELPLDQTKGTHIGIMNTLKRLEYLYYNLAEVSFSNLEDGGACVTLLLPDLPDTSLEMESRL; encoded by the coding sequence ATGGCCAAAAAAACAGCAGGAACTAAACCGCTTCCAATCCGCCATTATGTGAAAGTTATGGTGCTGATTGCAGTTACTGTACTTCTTGTAGATCTGGTAATCAGCATCGCTTCTATTATAATCGTTAAGCAGCAGTCTACCCGGTATCTGAAGGATACCGCCGCCCTTTACATCAACCGGATCGATCATGATTTCGCTTACATGAATCACTATATGGGCTGGACGCTGGCGAATGATGAAACGCTGAACACGATGAATGCCTACCATATCAACAGCATCGAGTTCCTCAAGTCCAACGAGAATCTGCACAAACGGTTCACCGAGCTGCAAAGGAATTACGGGCAGGAATACAATTTCTTCTACTATTTAAAAAATCAGTCGTATTTTTTGAACTGTTCGCCGATCAGTATCAGCTATTCGGAATATCTGGCGCTGAGAGAACAGATCATTTCTTTTATCGACGACAAGAAGGTGTACGAGAAGTATTATTCCAAATGGACCCCTGTGCTCGTAAGCGGCAAATATTATGTAATCAACATCGTCCCTTACTATAACCGGTATTTAATCGGATTGATCTCCGCAGACAACCTGATCCGCCCGCTGCGTGACATCAATCTGGGAGCGAATGGCTATGCATCACTTGTAGATGAGCAGGGTACAGCCCTTTCCAGTCCTCTTTCGAACATCGGCAGACCGCTGCAGGAAGATAAAGGCCTCTTCTCTCTGTTACAGCCGCGCACTACAATCATCAGTGATTTCCAGGGTACAACGTTCAGTGCGAAGATGGTCATTAAATTCGGGGCTTTTGAAAAAATCATGATTGCCCAGCTCCTGATCGTCCTGCTGTTCTTCATGGTCACCTCTTCGCTGTTTGTAATTATGCTCTTCTTCAATAAAAGAGTGCTCGGCCCGATTCAGAGCTTCTCCGAAAATTTGGCGCGTATTAATGAAGAGAGCCAACCGGCGGATTACAAAGGCAGCAAAATTATCGAGCTGGAGCAGGCGAATGAGCAGTTCAGGGATCTGGTAGGCCAGATCAAAACGTTCAAAATCACCATGTATGAGCAGGAACTGGAGAAACAGCGCATCCAGCTGAATTATATGAAGCAGCAGATCAAGCCGCATTTCTTCCTGAACTGCCTGACCAGCATTTACAGCATGGCGCAAATTCAAATGTATCAGGAAATTGAGGATATGGCGATGACCACCTCTAAGTATTTCCGCTACCTGTTCCAGAACGGTGAGAACTTTGTGCCGCTTGCCGATGAAATCGAGCATGTACAGATGTATCTGCAGATTCAGAAGCAGCGTTACCGGGACGCCTTCAGCTATTACGTGGAGCTGGCCGAGGATGCCAAGGAAGTGAACATCCCGCCGCTCGTGCTGCAGACGTTCATAGAGAACTCCGTCAAATATGCCATCTCCCGCGAAAATGAAGTGCAGATCAAAGTCACTGTGAACCGTGACCTGCTGGAGGGGGACATCGACGCGACGGTGATTCAGCTTACGGACACCGGACCGGGCTTCCCTCAGGATGTGCTGGAGAAGCTGCATGCCGAACTTCCCCTGGATCAGACGAAGGGCACACATATCGGCATTATGAACACGTTGAAGCGGCTGGAATATCTGTACTATAATCTGGCCGAAGTTAGCTTCTCCAATCTTGAAGACGGCGGTGCCTGTGTTACCCTGTTGCTGCCGGATCTTCCCGACACCTCACTAGAAATGGAGAGCCGCCTATGA
- a CDS encoding response regulator has translation MNILLVDDDYYVIAALQKKIDWKMLNIETVYTANNVAQAREILEKHSVQILISDIEMPQGSGLELLAWIREQNYSIQAILLTNYADFNYAQKAIELQSFEYFLKPIEFDKLMLIIQKAVVRAKEQQSNEQAILEGYFWQKNQSKNVEHFWRRLVSGSTSFPLKQADITHAIKEQHLSYQMNDLIQPLLINVFPHNGSMGKEEKDLFDFALLNVLYELLQSPLYTIESILEVKEYNWIAILKWNGHPEDSGALQAFGSSFIQKAVPYLKCDACCSIGTAGELHNIGNILKQLLNMDEELTKCRNRTYLVANYLHQPKTAYTPPDLAQLEELLNQNKLADFLEEAIRYLKSMLSHQSLDTSVLGLFRLDIVQLVYTFLKLKGIQAHKLYAGRVNDQMLLHSLQSIEDMEEYLKYLVNTAMEYRNFAAQPKSIAEEIKQYIHAHYGDDLTRNDLAEIVYLNPDYLARLFKRETGISLGSYVIQVRIAAAKHLLETTNLSVYTIASKTGYTNYSYFSKLFKQEVGLSPNEYKKEQHSHGVG, from the coding sequence ATGAATATCTTGCTTGTGGATGACGACTACTACGTAATCGCTGCATTGCAAAAAAAAATCGATTGGAAGATGCTGAATATCGAAACGGTCTATACGGCCAATAATGTCGCGCAGGCCCGGGAGATTCTGGAGAAGCATTCCGTACAGATCCTGATTTCCGATATTGAAATGCCGCAGGGCAGCGGCCTGGAGCTGCTGGCCTGGATCAGGGAGCAGAATTACAGCATCCAGGCGATCCTCCTGACCAACTATGCAGATTTCAATTATGCCCAGAAAGCCATTGAGCTGCAGAGCTTTGAATATTTCCTGAAGCCGATTGAATTCGACAAGCTGATGCTGATCATCCAAAAGGCGGTGGTCCGGGCCAAGGAGCAGCAGAGCAACGAGCAGGCGATCCTGGAGGGCTACTTCTGGCAAAAAAACCAGTCCAAAAACGTGGAGCACTTCTGGCGCAGGCTGGTCAGCGGCAGTACCTCCTTCCCGCTTAAACAAGCGGACATTACCCATGCAATCAAAGAGCAACATCTGTCTTATCAGATGAATGATCTTATCCAGCCTCTATTAATCAATGTCTTCCCCCATAACGGCAGCATGGGCAAGGAAGAGAAGGACCTGTTTGATTTTGCGCTGCTGAATGTACTCTATGAGCTACTGCAAAGCCCCCTCTACACGATAGAAAGTATTCTGGAGGTTAAAGAGTACAACTGGATCGCCATCCTGAAATGGAACGGGCACCCGGAGGATAGCGGAGCGCTGCAAGCGTTCGGATCTTCCTTTATCCAAAAGGCCGTCCCTTATCTGAAATGCGATGCCTGCTGCAGTATCGGCACAGCCGGTGAGCTGCACAATATCGGGAACATTCTGAAGCAGCTGCTGAATATGGATGAGGAGCTGACCAAATGCCGGAACCGGACCTATCTCGTGGCCAATTACCTGCATCAGCCCAAGACAGCCTACACCCCGCCCGATCTGGCACAGCTGGAAGAGCTGCTGAACCAGAACAAGCTGGCAGATTTTCTGGAGGAGGCCATCCGTTATCTAAAAAGCATGCTGAGCCATCAAAGTCTCGACACCTCTGTACTCGGCCTGTTCCGGCTGGATATTGTGCAGCTGGTCTATACCTTTCTCAAGCTCAAAGGCATTCAGGCGCATAAATTATATGCCGGCCGGGTCAATGATCAGATGCTGCTGCACTCCCTGCAATCGATAGAGGATATGGAGGAATACCTGAAGTATCTCGTCAATACCGCCATGGAATACCGCAACTTCGCCGCCCAGCCCAAATCGATCGCCGAGGAAATCAAGCAGTACATTCATGCGCACTATGGCGATGATCTGACCCGCAACGATCTGGCGGAAATCGTCTACCTGAACCCGGATTATCTGGCCAGACTGTTCAAGCGGGAAACAGGCATTTCCCTCGGCAGCTATGTGATCCAAGTCCGTATCGCCGCCGCCAAACATCTGCTGGAAACGACCAACCTGTCGGTGTATACCATTGCCAGCAAAACCGGATATACGAACTATTCCTATTTCTCGAAGCTGTTCAAGCAGGAGGTCGGCCTGTCGCCGAATGAGTATAAGAAGGAGCAGCATTCGCATGGGGTGGGATAG
- a CDS encoding phosphotransferase enzyme family protein — translation MNYNEAVTIGDACLLTVVSELYGLECYAIRLIPAHDGGRNVVYTCEKAGSPSKILRIAFLPDRSREDILGEVEYIRYLYEHGGSVANVISSRKGNLLEEITYNNHTFRVCLFEKAKGKMLVENNYQYREGAPITEYYYNCGKVLGKMHQIAKGYVPVHPRHSFFDKYNAEYIDQLIPDSLSLLKEKMAELLDTLQGLDRNQETFGMVHFDYNDGNYSIDFDTGQLTVYDFDNSCYCWYMFDLASLWGNGMGWIQSEPDAGKRKQFMDDYFETVLAGYRSETSIDNSMLDKLPLFIKVTLMESIVDAFEVMQNNGEEPACDEELSYLIKCLEDDIPYKGFFHDMFSCEDPFEAKERNI, via the coding sequence ATAAATTATAATGAGGCTGTTACAATTGGAGATGCTTGTTTACTTACAGTAGTATCGGAGTTATACGGATTAGAATGCTATGCTATCCGGCTGATTCCAGCACATGACGGAGGGCGGAATGTCGTATATACCTGTGAGAAAGCGGGGAGTCCTTCCAAAATACTCAGAATCGCTTTCTTACCAGACAGGAGCCGGGAAGATATCCTGGGCGAAGTGGAATATATCCGGTATCTCTATGAGCATGGAGGCAGTGTCGCCAATGTAATTAGTTCCCGGAAAGGAAATCTGCTGGAGGAGATCACTTACAACAATCACACCTTTAGGGTCTGCCTGTTTGAAAAGGCTAAGGGGAAAATGCTTGTGGAGAACAATTACCAGTACCGGGAAGGCGCTCCAATTACCGAATATTATTATAATTGCGGTAAAGTCCTGGGGAAAATGCATCAAATCGCGAAAGGGTATGTGCCTGTTCATCCCCGGCATAGTTTTTTTGACAAATACAACGCTGAATATATCGATCAACTGATACCAGATTCCTTATCTCTGCTTAAGGAGAAAATGGCAGAGCTCCTTGATACCTTACAAGGGTTGGACAGAAACCAGGAGACTTTCGGTATGGTCCATTTTGATTATAACGATGGGAATTATTCGATAGATTTTGATACCGGACAATTAACCGTTTATGATTTCGATAATTCTTGTTACTGCTGGTATATGTTTGACTTGGCCAGTCTCTGGGGAAACGGAATGGGCTGGATACAATCTGAACCAGACGCCGGTAAACGGAAACAGTTTATGGATGATTATTTTGAAACCGTCCTTGCGGGCTACAGATCTGAGACTTCAATCGATAATTCGATGCTGGATAAGCTGCCCTTGTTTATCAAAGTAACCCTCATGGAAAGTATTGTTGATGCCTTCGAGGTGATGCAGAACAATGGTGAGGAACCAGCCTGTGATGAGGAACTGTCGTATCTCATAAAGTGTTTGGAAGACGATATCCCGTATAAGGGATTTTTCCATGACATGTTCTCGTGTGAAGACCCCTTTGAGGCCAAGGAACGGAATATCTAG
- a CDS encoding response regulator transcription factor — protein MAKILVVDDEPAILSLIRNALLTDQHLVTAISDSAQVRRADLGAYDLILLDVMMPGVDGFTLCREIRGAVDCPILFLTAKTLESDLMYGLGLGADDYIVKPFGIGALRARISAHLRRESRERRSVLYLENVHFNLSGKELFVREDKVPLTKSEYEICEFLARSRGQVFSKEHIYEAVFGFDGVSDSSAITEHIKNIRAKLGKYSIDAIETIWGIGYKWKL, from the coding sequence ATGGCAAAAATACTCGTGGTAGACGATGAACCCGCCATCTTGTCACTGATCCGTAACGCACTCCTTACAGATCAGCATCTGGTGACGGCGATCTCTGATTCTGCACAGGTGCGCCGGGCCGACCTTGGCGCGTATGATCTTATTTTGCTGGATGTGATGATGCCGGGGGTGGACGGGTTTACCCTTTGCCGGGAGATCCGCGGGGCTGTGGATTGTCCGATTCTTTTTTTAACAGCCAAAACACTGGAAAGCGATCTGATGTACGGCCTGGGACTGGGCGCAGATGATTATATTGTGAAGCCCTTCGGTATAGGTGCGCTGCGGGCACGGATTAGTGCTCACCTCAGGCGGGAAAGCAGGGAGCGGCGGAGTGTCCTGTATCTGGAGAATGTTCACTTTAACCTCTCCGGTAAGGAACTGTTTGTCCGGGAGGACAAGGTGCCTCTCACCAAAAGCGAATATGAAATATGCGAATTTCTGGCCCGCAGCCGCGGACAGGTCTTCTCCAAAGAGCATATCTATGAAGCGGTCTTCGGATTTGACGGGGTAAGCGACAGCAGCGCTATTACGGAGCATATCAAGAACATCCGCGCCAAACTAGGCAAGTACAGCATCGACGCCATTGAGACCATCTGGGGGATCGGATATAAGTGGAAACTGTAA
- a CDS encoding extracellular solute-binding protein, whose amino-acid sequence MVKQSRKFTAKKLTTGLLAAVMVAGLAGCSGNNKENNSAASDAGSFNKEGLPIVSEPVTLKVLTVRWGSMGDTFTQNQWLKDLETNTNVKIDWQVMSSNDWAEQKSIMLASGTLPDVVLGDQTFSDSDIVNNLSYFRPLDDYIDQYMPNLKAAMEETPDMKKISTFPDGKIYSMPARLPSRPMSSRQPVINKTWLDKLGLKVPDTIDDLYNVMKAFKEQDPNGNGKQDEIPYIEVSNDLISPFGIADLNNNNMLVKDGKAIYYPTSEEYKEGLKWENKLYNEGLLDKELFTQDDTMRSAKFQNPDAPVVGFSYQWTPDAVFGKWGDQYETIPPIAGPDGKRYTIGNPIGMNLARNELLITSSCKTPEIAARWADQFYTNEASIQNFWGAIGTVIQKNDDGTYTLMDPPAGTSADAWYWDQSLRDFGPKYVSPAFEKNIVLSTESGDGLKLQLDKLGSEYVTEPFPNVMYTAEEFQELPTLTTDIDTYVNTMRAQFISKGGIDEGWDDYVKKLNDMGLEKLLKIRTEAYSRYVSVK is encoded by the coding sequence ATGGTTAAACAGAGCAGAAAGTTTACAGCCAAGAAGCTGACTACCGGCCTTCTGGCAGCTGTAATGGTAGCGGGACTGGCCGGCTGCAGCGGCAATAATAAGGAGAATAACTCCGCAGCCAGCGATGCGGGGAGCTTCAACAAAGAAGGGCTGCCGATTGTAAGCGAGCCGGTGACGCTGAAGGTACTGACCGTACGCTGGGGCAGCATGGGCGATACGTTTACCCAGAACCAATGGCTGAAGGATCTCGAAACCAATACAAATGTGAAAATAGACTGGCAGGTTATGTCCTCCAATGACTGGGCCGAACAGAAGTCGATCATGCTGGCCAGCGGGACGCTGCCGGATGTGGTGCTGGGTGACCAGACCTTCTCCGACTCCGATATCGTGAATAACCTGAGCTATTTCCGCCCGCTGGATGACTATATCGACCAGTATATGCCTAACCTCAAGGCAGCGATGGAAGAAACGCCGGATATGAAGAAGATCAGCACCTTCCCTGACGGAAAAATCTACTCAATGCCGGCCAGACTGCCTTCGCGTCCGATGAGCTCCCGCCAGCCGGTCATCAACAAAACCTGGCTCGACAAGCTGGGCCTGAAGGTTCCGGATACTATCGACGATCTCTACAACGTGATGAAAGCCTTCAAAGAGCAGGACCCGAACGGCAACGGCAAGCAGGATGAGATTCCTTACATCGAAGTGAGCAATGACCTGATCAGCCCCTTCGGAATTGCCGACCTGAACAATAACAACATGCTGGTGAAGGATGGTAAAGCGATCTATTACCCGACATCAGAAGAATACAAGGAAGGCCTCAAATGGGAAAATAAATTGTATAACGAAGGTCTGCTCGACAAAGAGCTGTTCACACAGGACGATACGATGAGATCCGCGAAGTTCCAGAATCCGGATGCTCCGGTTGTCGGCTTCTCCTACCAGTGGACACCGGATGCCGTATTCGGCAAATGGGGCGACCAGTATGAAACTATTCCGCCGATCGCCGGACCGGACGGCAAGCGCTACACCATCGGTAATCCGATTGGGATGAACCTGGCACGCAATGAGCTGCTGATCACCTCTTCCTGCAAAACACCGGAAATCGCTGCCCGCTGGGCTGATCAGTTCTACACCAATGAAGCAAGTATCCAAAACTTCTGGGGCGCGATCGGAACCGTTATCCAGAAGAACGATGACGGCACTTATACCCTTATGGACCCGCCAGCCGGAACCAGCGCAGATGCCTGGTACTGGGATCAGTCGCTCCGCGATTTCGGTCCGAAATATGTAAGCCCTGCGTTTGAGAAGAACATTGTGCTGAGCACGGAAAGCGGAGACGGCCTGAAGCTGCAGCTCGATAAGCTGGGCAGTGAATATGTGACAGAGCCATTCCCTAACGTTATGTACACTGCCGAGGAATTCCAGGAGCTGCCTACCTTGACTACGGACATTGACACCTATGTGAACACCATGCGTGCCCAGTTTATCAGCAAAGGCGGTATTGATGAAGGCTGGGATGACTATGTGAAGAAGCTGAACGACATGGGTCTGGAAAAGCTGCTGAAGATCCGTACGGAAGCTTACAGCCGCTATGTAAGTGTAAAATAA
- a CDS encoding lantibiotic immunity ABC transporter MutG family permease subunit, which translates to MASLLGLLRADLLKTRHTPFMFIHLLAPLAGAGVFLAYYSYSPWSAADKALAFMQSLGCAFPTLIGLVCSMSAEQEANAGQFQGMLAIPATKITAFTSKLLLLLLFGLGAVLFAYMLFGLGFGGILQQDRLGIPFYITGAVILFGSNVFLYLLHLTVSLRFGRGASIGAGIVGSLIAALMLTGLGDAVWVYLPFAWGVRFISIWTIHASGNPLSPAISGLNTGITVCMLATLTAVLLSCLWFRRWEGRSTDN; encoded by the coding sequence ATGGCTTCACTACTGGGCTTGCTGAGGGCGGATCTGCTCAAAACCCGGCACACGCCGTTCATGTTCATTCATCTGCTGGCTCCGCTTGCCGGGGCCGGGGTGTTCTTGGCGTACTATTCTTACTCTCCTTGGAGTGCAGCCGACAAAGCTTTGGCATTCATGCAGTCTCTAGGGTGTGCATTTCCTACTCTGATCGGGCTGGTCTGCTCTATGTCAGCGGAACAGGAGGCGAATGCAGGACAGTTCCAGGGCATGCTTGCCATTCCCGCAACTAAAATCACAGCCTTTACAAGCAAGCTGCTGCTTTTGCTGTTATTTGGCCTTGGAGCTGTTCTGTTTGCTTACATGCTTTTTGGACTGGGGTTTGGCGGGATTCTGCAGCAGGACCGGCTGGGCATCCCCTTTTATATCACCGGAGCAGTTATTCTGTTCGGAAGTAATGTTTTTCTCTATCTGCTTCACCTGACGGTCAGCCTGCGCTTTGGAAGAGGCGCTTCCATTGGGGCTGGGATTGTGGGGAGTCTGATCGCTGCCTTAATGCTCACCGGGCTGGGCGATGCCGTCTGGGTGTATCTTCCCTTTGCATGGGGCGTCCGCTTTATCTCGATCTGGACAATCCACGCTTCCGGTAACCCGTTATCCCCCGCTATATCCGGGCTGAACACCGGAATAACGGTCTGTATGCTGGCAACGCTAACCGCGGTCCTCCTAAGCTGCTTATGGTTCCGGCGGTGGGAAGGACGCTCAACTGATAATTAA
- a CDS encoding lantibiotic immunity ABC transporter MutE/EpiE family permease subunit yields the protein MLSHLRAERLKWRGTFIPKLAWIAPVFTILLCAILMGGRHFQSGAYNWWYTMLLPGALTLACSLALQKDAKMKYRGLLALPVDLRTLWAGKIIACAGWLLAALLLFLIGITSGGLLLGQTIPLLNSMAGSFLIFVTFLWQIPLCLFLAARFGLFAAVLLNMFGNVMGVVAFDSGGLWHFLPYTITFRLMCPVLSILPNGLPVPVDSPPSSTDMILPDVLISLAWFGVLSLLTALWFRKQEAK from the coding sequence ATGCTTAGTCATCTCCGGGCTGAACGCTTAAAATGGCGGGGCACCTTCATTCCCAAGCTTGCCTGGATCGCCCCTGTGTTCACGATTCTCCTTTGCGCCATTTTAATGGGGGGACGTCATTTTCAAAGCGGGGCTTATAACTGGTGGTATACCATGCTCTTGCCCGGAGCGCTGACCCTCGCCTGTTCGCTGGCTCTGCAGAAAGATGCGAAGATGAAATACCGCGGACTGCTGGCTCTGCCCGTTGACCTGAGAACCCTTTGGGCCGGGAAAATAATCGCCTGTGCAGGATGGCTCCTGGCTGCTCTCCTCCTGTTCCTGATTGGCATTACGTCAGGGGGATTGCTGCTTGGCCAAACTATTCCGCTGCTGAACAGCATGGCCGGCAGCTTCCTGATCTTCGTCACGTTTCTGTGGCAGATTCCACTGTGTCTGTTCCTGGCTGCACGGTTCGGATTATTCGCCGCTGTACTGCTTAATATGTTCGGTAATGTCATGGGTGTTGTTGCCTTCGATTCTGGAGGGCTGTGGCATTTTCTCCCTTATACAATTACTTTCAGACTCATGTGCCCGGTATTATCGATCCTGCCGAACGGTCTTCCCGTACCGGTGGACAGCCCGCCGAGCAGCACGGACATGATCCTTCCGGATGTCCTGATCTCCCTGGCCTGGTTCGGAGTGCTCTCCCTCCTTACTGCGCTATGGTTCCGTAAACAGGAGGCGAAGTAA
- a CDS encoding lantibiotic protection ABC transporter ATP-binding protein, with amino-acid sequence MQDIILETKDLCKSFKHQPAVNKVSLAIPHNSIYGLLGPNGAGKSTTLKMIAGMLRPDSGSIRIHGHEWTRKALSRIGVLIEAPPLYENLTARENLKVRTLSLGLPHSRIEEVLAVVDLTHTGKKRAGQFSMGMKQRLGIAIALLNQPELLILDEPMNGLDPIGIQELRELIRSFPQQGITVILSSHILSEVEQVADQIGIIAGGVLGYQGAVPHGQELEALFMQVAAANRREGAVHA; translated from the coding sequence ATGCAGGACATTATTTTAGAAACGAAGGATTTATGCAAAAGCTTCAAACATCAGCCCGCCGTCAACAAAGTATCGTTAGCCATACCCCATAATTCGATCTACGGGCTGCTGGGTCCGAACGGCGCAGGCAAATCGACAACACTCAAGATGATCGCCGGCATGCTGCGCCCCGATTCCGGGAGTATCCGCATTCATGGCCATGAATGGACCCGTAAGGCTCTAAGCAGGATTGGTGTACTGATTGAAGCACCTCCGCTGTATGAGAATCTGACAGCCCGTGAGAATCTCAAGGTACGTACGCTTTCCCTTGGACTTCCGCATTCCCGGATCGAGGAGGTACTCGCCGTTGTAGATTTGACTCATACCGGCAAGAAACGTGCCGGGCAATTCTCCATGGGCATGAAGCAGCGGCTGGGCATCGCGATTGCACTGTTAAACCAGCCGGAGCTGCTGATTCTGGACGAACCGATGAACGGGCTGGATCCTATCGGGATTCAAGAGCTGCGGGAGCTGATCCGTTCATTTCCACAGCAAGGGATTACCGTCATTCTGTCGAGTCATATCCTCTCCGAAGTCGAGCAGGTTGCCGATCAGATTGGAATTATCGCCGGCGGAGTTCTAGGGTATCAGGGTGCCGTTCCTCACGGGCAAGAGCTGGAAGCCTTGTTCATGCAGGTGGCAGCAGCTAACCGGAGGGAAGGTGCGGTTCATGCTTAG
- a CDS encoding GNAT family N-acetyltransferase translates to MIRLLFKQCLINEVQHLIQDYIHTLSSPFDSFLEEHILNSTFYVILDKLTEAGYYAIHQNQLLTQFYIQPMYLKHAQELFSQVIENHAVKSLFVPTCDELFVSLALDKDYSITKQAYFFQDSHLTIPENNLLKGDCFIPATLDDLVPIQQMCGDFLDQYEKRIANGELFSYYRGSLLLGIGVLEQSKMLNGLASIGMYTNEAYRKQGIGRNIILKLKQWCYDHELKPVCGCWYYNGASKSTLESAGMITKTRLLNLSVNRK, encoded by the coding sequence ATGATACGATTGCTTTTTAAACAATGCCTAATTAACGAGGTGCAGCATCTCATTCAGGATTATATCCATACCTTGTCCTCGCCATTTGATTCCTTCCTGGAGGAACATATATTAAACTCAACGTTTTATGTAATCCTCGACAAATTAACTGAAGCCGGCTATTATGCGATTCATCAGAATCAGCTGTTAACGCAATTTTACATCCAGCCTATGTATCTCAAGCATGCTCAAGAGCTTTTTAGTCAAGTGATAGAGAATCATGCCGTGAAGTCTCTATTCGTACCGACCTGTGATGAATTGTTTGTAAGCTTAGCGTTAGATAAAGACTATTCAATCACCAAGCAAGCTTATTTCTTTCAGGACAGTCACTTAACGATACCGGAGAATAACTTACTAAAAGGCGATTGTTTCATTCCGGCAACATTAGATGATCTCGTACCCATACAACAGATGTGCGGGGATTTCCTGGATCAATATGAAAAAAGAATTGCGAATGGAGAGCTTTTCTCATACTACCGGGGTTCTCTCTTGCTGGGAATTGGAGTTCTTGAACAGAGCAAAATGCTTAATGGATTGGCGAGTATAGGCATGTATACGAATGAGGCCTACCGCAAGCAAGGGATTGGGAGAAACATTATTCTAAAATTAAAACAATGGTGCTATGATCACGAATTAAAGCCGGTTTGCGGATGCTGGTATTATAACGGGGCATCAAAATCAACGCTGGAAAGTGCAGGTATGATTACAAAAACCAGGCTGTTAAACCTTTCAGTAAACCGAAAGTGA